In the Oryza glaberrima chromosome 6, OglaRS2, whole genome shotgun sequence genome, one interval contains:
- the LOC127775967 gene encoding putative B3 domain-containing protein Os06g0632500 isoform X1, with translation MPLSAGSLRRRPKFAAPLLSPACLHRLSVPGEFAARLDDDDAAGVGEEEEESGRRAAAVLVVGPLGKVWRVELRRSPAGDGEAWLGGGWSELAAAHGLGEGWGVVLRLERRGVASLRVFDPGFCLARFCTPHAGMRTKDRPRFIKLLQQEDLEKMKIPEKFVQQQLTETYTNNHQNAIIVCPLGKFWRVELQREQPDVLLRDGWAPFLAAHDLSEGNILLVRYEGNMVFTVEVFLQNGCLKEYKTAALYLTDGTEGPSNAPQQSAAKVGVSPVKWKRTRRIEGTCLEGPNRKSRASPISVKVEQHKKHVSIVSQNSFTKEMTAYSIHSLLSVRGTFCSQIGLLEACAITLKISMKKKGSWRVAFKTANTYGYINGPGWRKFCLENEVKEGDRLTFNAIETTVWHVVIVHC, from the exons ATGCCACTCTCCGCCGGCtcactgcggcggcggcccaagTTCGCCGCGCCGCTGCTCTCGCCGGCCTGCCTCCACCGGCTG AGCGTCCCGGGCGAGTTCGCGGCGAggctggacgacgacgacgccgccggggtcggggaggaggaggaggagagtggccgacgggcggcggcggtgctcgtgGTGGGCCCGCTCGGCAAGGTCTGGCGCGTGGAGCtgcgccgctcgccggccggcgacggcgaggcgtggCTGGGCGGCGGATGGtcggagctcgcggcggcgcacgggctcGGCGAGGGGTGGGGCGTGGTGCTGAGGCTGGAGCGGCGCGGGGTGGCCTCGCTCAGGGTGTTCGACCCGGGCTTCTGCCTCGCGCGCTTCTGCACTCCTCACGCAG GTATGAGAACCAAGGACAGGCCTCGCTTCATCAAGCTGCTCCAACAGGAAGACCTGGAAAAGATG AAAATCCCTGAGAAGTTTGTGCAGCAACAACTGACTGAAACCTACACAAACAACCACCAGAATGCCATTATTGTTTGCCCTCTTGGCAAGTTCTGGCGAGTCGAACTACAACGGGAGCAACCGGACGTGCTACTGCGAGACGGCTGGGCGCCATTTCTGGCTGCTCATGATCTCTCCGAAGGCAACATCCTGCTGGTCCGGTATGAAGGTAACATGGTGTTCACGGTTGAGGTGTTCCTACAGAACGGCTGCCTGAAGGAGTACAAAACGGCAGCGCTGTACTTAACTGATGGTACCGAAGGACCGAGCAATGCGCCTCAACAAA GTGCAGCAAAAGTTGGAGTTTCACCTGTCAAGTGGAAAAGGACGCGAAGAATTGAGGGTACATGCTTAGAGGGACCAAACAGGAAATCTAGGGCTTCCCCAATTTCTGTGAAGGTTGAACAACATAAGAAACATGTCAGCATTGTGTCACAGAATTCATTCACAAAGGAAATGACGGCCTATAGTATTCATAGCCTACTT TCTGTGAGAGGCACCTTTTGCTCTCAAATTGGTCTGCTAGAAGCCTGTGCGATCACACTGAAGATATCCATGAAGAAAAAAGGATCTTGGCGAGTGGCTTTCAAAACAGCGAACACCTATGGCTACATAAATGGACCAGGTTGGAGAAAATTTTGCCTGGAAAATGAGGTAAAAGAAGGTGATCGCCTCACCTTCAACGCCATTGAAACAACGGTCTGGCATGTTGTTATTGTGCATTGCTAG
- the LOC127775967 gene encoding putative B3 domain-containing protein Os06g0632500 isoform X2, with amino-acid sequence MPLSAGSLRRRPKFAAPLLSPACLHRLSVPGEFAARLDDDDAAGVGEEEEESGRRAAAVLVVGPLGKVWRVELRRSPAGDGEAWLGGGWSELAAAHGLGEGWGVVLRLERRGVASLRVFDPGFCLARFCTPHAGMRTKDRPRFIKLLQQEDLEKMKIPEKFVQQQLTETYTNNHQNAIIVCPLGKFWRVELQREQPDVLLRDGWAPFLAAHDLSEGNILLVRYEGNMVFTVEVFLQNGCLKEYKTAALYLTDGTEGPSNAPQQSAAKVGVSPVKWKRTRRIEGTCLEGPNRKSRASPISVKSVRGTFCSQIGLLEACAITLKISMKKKGSWRVAFKTANTYGYINGPGWRKFCLENEVKEGDRLTFNAIETTVWHVVIVHC; translated from the exons ATGCCACTCTCCGCCGGCtcactgcggcggcggcccaagTTCGCCGCGCCGCTGCTCTCGCCGGCCTGCCTCCACCGGCTG AGCGTCCCGGGCGAGTTCGCGGCGAggctggacgacgacgacgccgccggggtcggggaggaggaggaggagagtggccgacgggcggcggcggtgctcgtgGTGGGCCCGCTCGGCAAGGTCTGGCGCGTGGAGCtgcgccgctcgccggccggcgacggcgaggcgtggCTGGGCGGCGGATGGtcggagctcgcggcggcgcacgggctcGGCGAGGGGTGGGGCGTGGTGCTGAGGCTGGAGCGGCGCGGGGTGGCCTCGCTCAGGGTGTTCGACCCGGGCTTCTGCCTCGCGCGCTTCTGCACTCCTCACGCAG GTATGAGAACCAAGGACAGGCCTCGCTTCATCAAGCTGCTCCAACAGGAAGACCTGGAAAAGATG AAAATCCCTGAGAAGTTTGTGCAGCAACAACTGACTGAAACCTACACAAACAACCACCAGAATGCCATTATTGTTTGCCCTCTTGGCAAGTTCTGGCGAGTCGAACTACAACGGGAGCAACCGGACGTGCTACTGCGAGACGGCTGGGCGCCATTTCTGGCTGCTCATGATCTCTCCGAAGGCAACATCCTGCTGGTCCGGTATGAAGGTAACATGGTGTTCACGGTTGAGGTGTTCCTACAGAACGGCTGCCTGAAGGAGTACAAAACGGCAGCGCTGTACTTAACTGATGGTACCGAAGGACCGAGCAATGCGCCTCAACAAA GTGCAGCAAAAGTTGGAGTTTCACCTGTCAAGTGGAAAAGGACGCGAAGAATTGAGGGTACATGCTTAGAGGGACCAAACAGGAAATCTAGGGCTTCCCCAATTTCTGTGAAG TCTGTGAGAGGCACCTTTTGCTCTCAAATTGGTCTGCTAGAAGCCTGTGCGATCACACTGAAGATATCCATGAAGAAAAAAGGATCTTGGCGAGTGGCTTTCAAAACAGCGAACACCTATGGCTACATAAATGGACCAGGTTGGAGAAAATTTTGCCTGGAAAATGAGGTAAAAGAAGGTGATCGCCTCACCTTCAACGCCATTGAAACAACGGTCTGGCATGTTGTTATTGTGCATTGCTAG
- the LOC127777503 gene encoding uncharacterized protein LOC127777503, translated as MGKGEIVAVLQVGGEFSTDADGLMSYSGGEAHAMLVKSDWTFSAFKHEISSTLNNIRVDQFVFKYFLPKNKKTLISISNDKDLHRMVEFHAESETTYIYVMKKKVDNRASIVVADSGTPVDTTAVVPTTQDGSKRQKICATWKNVITGVGQVFDGPKDFRDALHKYAIAHKFHYRFIKNDSSRVTAECTGEDCPWRIHASKSPAKKQFMIKKISESHTCESETVKSHRLASQRWVASVIKEKLRDSPNYRPRDIASDLQREYGLCLNYSQAWRGRSIAQKELHSTHDEVTSQLPWFCGRIMQTNPQSVATVVPMEDSKFRLFVAFHASLHGFEHGCRPLLFLDVISAKPNKQWKLLTATSVDSEGDVFPVAFAVVDDESSEHWHWFLEQLKSSVSASRAITFISNGENGLWDEVPLVFPDSHHGYCVDYLIEEFKTQLDDAWTEEARDVMVEHLKKAIYACTVDEFNQYIELIKGESDKLAEWLLEIKPERWSDAFFKGSRHGQYSCNFPSTIVEWIPTRYELSIVQLVDMIRCKLMEMMYTRRESSNAWAELLTPSANQKLQEEVSKAHTLNVIPSESNENGNVFKVCDDSVNVVNIDAWECTCRKWHISGLPCMHAIAVIERIGHCPYDYCVKYFRTECYRLTYSMSINPIPDVMLPPAILSDQSQSPVTHATPIRTRRRVGRPKEKPADPRIAIKRAVRCSRCQGYGHNKATCKVPLST; from the exons ATGGGGAAGGGAGAAATTGTGGCTGTTCTTCAAGTAGGTGGAGAATTCAGCACAGATGCTGATGGACTAATGTCTTACTCTGGTGGAGAAGCACACGCAATGCTTGTCAAAAGTGACTGGACGTTCAGTGCATTCAAGCATGAAATATCTTCAACGCTGAATAATATCAGAGTCGATCAGTTTGTGTTCAAGTATTTCCTtccaaaaaataagaaaacctTGATTTCTATTTCCAATGACAAGGATCTACACCGCATGGTTGAGTTCCATGCAGAATCTGAGACTACATACATCTATGTCATGAAAAAGAAGGTTGACAACAG GGCATCGATTGTTGTTGCTGACTCTGGTACTCCTGTAGATACCACTGCAGTTGTGCCAACGACTCAGGATGGGTCTAAGAGGCAGAAGATCTGTGCAACATGGAAGAATGTGATTACTGGAGTTGGTCAAGTGTTTGATGGTCCTAAAGATTTCCGTGATGCCTTACATAAGTATGCCATTGCCCATAAATTCCATTACAGATTTATCAAGAATGATTCATCTCGTGTGACTGCGGAATGTACTGGTGAAGATTGCCCTTGGCGAATACATGCTTCCAAATCCCCTGCCAAGAAGCAATTCATGATCAAGAAAATATCTGAAAGCCACACCTGTGAATCAGAGACAGTCAAAAGTCATCGTCTGGCTTCTCAGCGATGGGTTGCTAGTgttataaaagaaaagttacgCGATAGTCCAAACTACAGGCCAAGAGATATTGCAAGTGATCTTCAGCGTGAGTATGGACTATGCCTAAATTACTCTCAGGCTTGGCGTGGAAGATCAATTGCTCAAAAGGAACTTCATAGCACACACGATGAGGTAACCAGTCAGCTACCTTGGTTTTGTGGACGGATCATGCAGACAAACCCTCAAAGTGTGGCCACTGTAGTACCTATGGAAGATTCAAAATTTCGTTTGTTTGTTGCATTCCATGCATCGCTTCATGGTTTTGAGCATGGGTGCAGACCATTACTTTTTCTTGATGTAATATCTGCAAAACCAAATAAGCAGTGGAAGCTACTTACTGCCACTTCTGTCGATAGTGAAGGTGATGTGTTCCCAGTTGCATTTGCTGTAGTGGATGATGAGAGCAGTGAACACTGGCATTGGTTTCTTGAGCAACTTAAATCTTCTGTGTCAGCTTCCCGTGCCATAACATTCATATCGAATGGAGAAAATGGACTATGGGATGAAGTGCCTTTGGTTTTCCCTGACAGTCACCACGGATACTGTGTGGACTATCTTATTGAAGAATTTAAGACACAATTGGATGATGCATGGACCGAAGAAGCAAGAGATGTCATGGTTGAGCATCTTAAGAAGgccatatatgcatgcacagTTGACGAGTTCAATCAGTATATTGAACTAATCAAAGGTGAATCTGACAAGCTTGCTGAATGGCTTCTGGAGATTAAACCCGAGCGATGGTCAGATGCCTTTTTCAAAGGGTCAAGGCATGGGCAGTATTCATGCAATTTTCCTAGCACTATTGTTGAGTGGATCCCCACCAGATACGAGCTTTCAATTGTCCAGTTAGTTGACATGATAAGATGCAAGCTCATGGAGATGATGTACACACGCAGGGAGTCTTCTAATGCGTGGGCTGAGTTATTAACACCTTCAGCTAATCAGAAATTGCAGGAAGAAGTGAGCAAAGCCCACACCCTGAACGTCATCCCTTCTGAAAGTAATGAAAATGGCAATGTGTTCAAGGTGTGTGATGATTCTGTTAATGTTGTCAATATTGATGCATGGGAGTGTACCTGCCGAAAGTGGCATATTTCTGggttgccatgcatgcatgcaattgcaGTAATAGAGAGGATTGGACACTGCCCTTACGATTACTGTGTGAAGTATTTCAGAACAGAATGCTACCGCTTGACCTACTCCATGTCGATAAATCCAATACCCGATGTTATGCTGCCTCCTGCTATATTAAGTGATCAATCTCAAAGTCCAGTAACACATGCAACCCCAATAAGAACCCGACGACGGGTTGGCAGGCCAAAGGAGAAGCCGGCAGACCCACGCATCGCAATTAAAAGGGCAGTGCGGTGCAGCAGGTGCCAGGGTTATGGCCACAATAAAGCAACCTGCAAAGTTCCTCTGAGCACATAG